Part of the Triticum aestivum cultivar Chinese Spring chromosome 4D, IWGSC CS RefSeq v2.1, whole genome shotgun sequence genome is shown below.
GATAGAAACGGAGCTaagaatcccgttgcagacaacttgtctagattagaaaatgttcttgatgacccactccctattgatgatagctttcctgatgaacaattagctgaaCGGTAGTTACCGGTCTATTGACCCAAGGTCGGGAAGTTACCAAGTACTCCTCGGATGTCGCGGACCCATGCCCAGTTGAGGATGCCGTCATGAACCAGACGCCTGTTCCGAATGCGCCGGGTGACGAGCTTGTAGAGGGTGGGTGCGATCTCGCCGATCGATTTGCCATCTAGCCAATGATTTGACCAGAAGTGGCATGTCTTCCCATCGCCCAACGTCCAAGTGGTGGAAGCGCAGAAGATGTCCCGAGTAGCAGCGTCCTTCGGCAAAGGCAGATGGTGCCATGGTCGGGAAGGATCGGTATCCCGAAGCCATAGCCATCGAACCCTGAGTCAATTGACTGGTAGTTACCTTGGGTCAATTGTCGTGGACGCCGAGCCCTCCGAGATCAAGTGGCTGACAGACCTTGGGTCAATTGACCGGTAGTTACCTGAACGCGCCTCCTTACGACCATGCTAGAGGAAGTCCCGGATTAAGCGGGTGACGAGTTTCAGGATAGTAGGTGCAATCGCCATGGCCAGGAGCAAGTGAATCGGGATGGCAGATAGAACGTGTCGCACGAGGGCAAGACGCTCGCCGCTCGTGAGGAGGGATGCTTGCCAGGTGCCCAACCGCTTGGCAATCATGTCGACTAGGGGCATGAGCGTCGAGGAGGGACTTTGCGCACCGATAGTAGAAGCCCGAGATAAGTTATGGGAAAGGCAGCAACAGGTAAGGTTAGGGACTCGCCAACACGCTAGGACACATCCGGAGGGCAGCAGATAGGGGTAACCAGGCACTTGGCGAAGTTGGCGTTGAGGCCAGATGCCTTGCCGAACAGGTGAAGAATGGTGCGCACTGCCTGAAGATCGCGATCGTCGGGATGTCAGAATATGACGACATCATCCGTGAAGAGGGAGATGGTACACGCCGTGTGCCTGGTGATGAGGCGCTGCAAGACTCCGTGCAGAACGGCATGCTGCACCATGGTGTTGAGGGGCGTGGCTATTCCGCGCGCGCGTCGGAGCGGCCACTTTCGGACAACACCAATATGGAAAGTGTGTAGCAACTACGTCGGAGGATTAGGAGGATTAATTAGCGTgcccccctgaaaatcagggggggggggATTAGTGGTTGTTTTGGGTGGGCCCAATTTCCTTAACTAGCGTTTGCATGTATATGTGCTCAGAAGTCAGACGTGGTGGGCCTGCAGAATCCTGTCGGAGCGGCGATTTGGGAAAGTGACTAGCAACTCCGCGGTGGATTGATTCGCGCGTTGCAGCGGCCGCACGCGAAGGAGTTCTTTCGGGTGTTGAGTACGTCAATGACGGCGAACGATATGGGCAAGATGTGGTCGCCTTGTCGTGATTAATATATATGTTCAGTTTCAGTTCTTATATTATTAATCTGTAATTCATGTCCATAAATCAAATTTGCAGGCAATTGCGGCAGCAAGTGGGGTTGTCCTAGTTCCTATAGTTGCAATTGGATCCATAGTCCTTGCACCGAAAAGAGTTATTCAGAGGAGTGAACAAAGCAGAAGAAAAAGGTGAGTCATTTCCGTTCCTCCTCCTACCACCAGCACCAGGTCTCTGTTTCTCCAGTCTCCCCACCGTCCTCCCTCATCCCAAATCGAACCGCCTCCCCGTCGCATCGATCCCAATCTGACCATCCCCAAAACCCTAACCCTCACTCGCCTCCTAGCACGGCGGCGAGTCACGGCGGCGGAGGCGTGAGATGGCCGCGCGGGCGTAAGCATTTCGGAGGCGATCGCGGAGGTGGGGGCTTCCTGTGACCCGCCAGCGGTCTCGCTGGTGCCGGCCCGTGCCCGTGGGTATGGCGACGTCGTCGTCGGCTGGCGGGGGCGGTGCCGCCGGGGGCGCGCCTGGACTCAAGACTTACTTCAAGACTCCCGAGGGCCGGCATAAGCTGCAGTACGAGAAGACCCACTCCCCCTCCGTGCTGCACTACAACCACAGCTCTGGTGGCAAGACTGTCTCCGAGGTATGAAGGGCGGCGACTCCGCGGTACCGGCGATCACGTCCCGGGGTTTGCGGTTAGCGCGCGGGTTGGGACGGGGATTGGGATCTCGATGGGTCGCTCGGATGGGATGGGGAATTGAGCTGTGGCGTTGGGTGTTGACCTGATCAGGTGCCGGATTCAGGCGTGTTTTTTTTCGCGTATCTGGTTGGGTTTTATTTGGTTTtagttagggtttcggggaagtTTTGGATCGTGGCATTTTTGGTCAGGTTACTGTTCTTCTGGTAAGACCGGCGTCCTCGGTTGCAAGTATTAACCGGTGACCATTTATGGAacctcgcagagtgatgaatttaGAGGGGTTTCTTGTCTGGGATTCTAACTGTATACGCGATTGTTTTAGTTATTTGCTTGCTTCGTGATGATCGACTTCATTGCGTATATTATGAAAAGTTAAGATTACATCAATAACTTTCACGATGGCAGATGACAGTGGCATATTTGAAGGAGAAACCGGTGGGGCAGGGCTCTACACCGTCAACACCAAGTTCCAGCAGTGGCATGCGATCTGCAGCTGCAAGACTGCTTGGTACCGGGAATGGGAGCCGGACACTTAGCTTTGCAGGCAGCAACGGTGTCAGCAGGGCTGTTTCAGGGAGCAGCCGTGTGGGTGGCGGCGTTGGTACGTCAACAGGCGTTGGTGGATCTCAAGCCGTGGCGAATTACGATGGCAAGGGAACATACATCATCTTCAATACCGCAGATACACTGTTCATTAGTGATCTCAACTCACATGACAAAGTATTAGTTCCCTTGTCCAATGCATGCCAAAGTTTTACTTACAAATATGCAGCCTTGCGTTTCTCTGATCAAGTTGTTAATTGCACCAGGATCCAGTAAAGTCCATCCACTTCAGCAACTCAAACCCAGTTTGTCATGCATTTGACTCGGAGGCCAAAGATGGGCATGACGTGATTGTTGGATTATGGTCAGGAGATGGTCAGTGCTTTCTTTTTGGAATGCTTTGTTCTTAGAATTGAACTCTGTTCTGAGACCGAGACGAGTTATATGTGTCCATTGTGCAGTCTATTCAATGTCATTGAGGCAACAGTTGCAAGATCCTGGAAAGAAGCCTGTTATGTCTCAGCATTTTATCAATAAAGACAAAGATGGAACTGCCAACAGGCATGTGTGCTTCCTTTAAAATAATAATGGAAGTGATAAATTTGTATGAGAATTACCTTACAAGTAACAAAAATTTTCTTCATATTTTTGTTTTATGCCACGTCCTGAACACACTATTGTTTTAGGATAACTATGAAAGATGGTCTGACTCAGAGTTTCCTTTTGTGCATTATTAGAAGTTGTAACTTATAGGAAACTGTTGCTATTATTAATGGATAAGGACTAGGGCCGAAAACTTCATTTGAGCTCCTCATTTTGATGGTGCTCAGTCGATAGTAGCAAACATTTGTTTTGCTTTATGCCTGGCAACATGCTTTGTATTGCATGTCTTTTCATGCTGCCTGATTCAAATTGGCATGTGAGAGATGTCGACATTCCCCTGTTTTATCCCTTAATGCCACCCTACCATGGTGGGTCCGATAGTTGTCCTGTTCCTCTCTTCTTTATGGAGCGTGCGAGGAGTGTTTAGTGTAAgcatcttgtgtgtgtgtgtgtgtggcggggGTGGGGGACTGGTATGAATAGCTGAGGTGATATACATCCCTTGGCTAGTCAGCATCTAAAGCGAATATTTAGACATAGGTTGTGGGACTATCTATATAGATGTAAATACTGGTTGAAAAAACTTGAATATTTGCAACTGGTTCAAGTTTGACTTTACTAGATGCCGTTATTGCAGCCGCTGTACTTGTGTTGCATGGGTTCCAGAGCGTGAAGGCATTTTTGTTGTCAGCAATGCTGATGGGAATCTGTATGTGTATGACAAAGTGAGTGCCTACTGTCATCGAATTTTGTTACAAAGTAATCATACTCCATTATGCCAAATCTAAACCAATTATTTTCTATGTCCAGTCCAAGGATGGAAGTGCTGACTGGGCATTTCCAACTGTAAGGGATCAAAATCAGCTGGTGATTTCACATGCAAAGTCCAATAAGGTATCTTAGGGCACTTGATTTTTGTTTAAATAGTTATggcatttgattttttttcttcactTAAAAGTGTACAGGCATGGTCATTTATGCTGTCATGTTTAAACATTTGGTAATAGAGAGGTACTTGTTCTGGAAACTTTTTGAAGGAAATAATTACCACCTGAGCATCTGTGAAAACCGATGCCTAACATGCAGTAGCTGGACTACTAACACAATAATTTGTTGGGTTCGATATCCATGATGTATATGCTTGTAATATCagttttataatcattttttaGTTCACTATTAGATTTTATGATCTCTAGTTGTTTATCACTTTGTAACATCCCTTAAAAGATAGAATGATCCATCAGTCATTTTAAATGTATTGTAGCATTTTTAAAAACTAATGGTAGCATTTTCAGCATCAGCATGTTGTAAGTCTGTGTCAGGGATGCTGAACACAAATAGAGTGTGCATACGCCCTTGCAAATATTTGTCAAATCTTGTTTTATTGCACATGAAAGCATTTTGTGGAATATCGTATCCAACATCTCTAAAACTCACATAAATTTGAACATTCCAACGTCTTTTGATGCTTTATTGAAACACTCCAAAATAATATGTATGCAAAAACCTTAAGTCAGCTGTCGCGGCATGTGAGATAACATTTACAACAATACAAACTAAATATTGAAATAGCCTTTGCTTGCAAAAATAGACTTAATTGCTACATTATCTTGTGTAACATCTGCGACAATGTAAACTAGATATTATAACATGCCGGAAAAGAATGTCTGCAACAAAGTATGGGAGTCATGAGGCTTGCCCCACCCATGCGACACAATAACCCTCAAATTACTCTGGTTTAATTCATCTGGGTGAAGTGTATGACAATTTAATTTGTATCGGAAACAAGGATGGTAccgttttccctttttacatgAGTTCTTCGATGACAAGAACAGTTCTTCTAGGGAAGAGGAATACCACATTTACTTTCGTATAATTAGAGAAGTTCCTCTAGGGAAGAGAACACCACATTTACTTTCTTATAATTAGAGAAGTTCCTCTAGGGAAGGGGAACACCACATTTACTTTCCTACAATTAAGTTGATCGCATGTTTATTTTCTTTGCTATCTCATGGTTGAAATTATGTGTCACGAACTTGGTAGATACGTGAGACCATACATAGTGCAGTAGTCTCCATTTCTATGTAAACTGTGAAGATAGACCAGTATCCTGGGATTACGGATCATATATTCCCCAGTTGTTGAAGATGGCAGAAAATTAATTTTCCACAAGCTCATTCTCGTGTTCTTACTTAGTAGTTGACACGTTCAACACAAGCTTCATGTGGTCGAACTGTCCTCACACTTGCTAGTTGACATAGAGCACAGACTGTTTATGCTGGGTCAACCTGCATTGGATTTAGTGCAGTGGTGTTTACCTGTCACTTGGTTTTTATTTCGATCATATTAGGAAATGCCAAGTTCTCAAGTAGCATCACTTTACCAGCAGACCATACTGG
Proteins encoded:
- the LOC123096256 gene encoding WD repeat-containing protein 20, which produces MATSSSAGGGGAAGGAPGLKTYFKTPEGRHKLQYEKTHSPSVLHYNHSSGGKTVSEMTVAYLKEKPVGQGSTPSTPSSSSGMRSAAARLLGTGNGSRTLSFAGSNGVSRAVSGSSRVGGGVGTSTGVGGSQAVANYDGKGTYIIFNTADTLFISDLNSHDKDPVKSIHFSNSNPVCHAFDSEAKDGHDVIVGLWSGDVYSMSLRQQLQDPGKKPVMSQHFINKDKDGTANSRCTCVAWVPEREGIFVVSNADGNLYVYDKSKDGSADWAFPTVRDQNQLVISHAKSNKSNPTARWHICQGAINAISFSPDGAYMATVGRDGYLRVFDFAKEQLIFGGKSYYGALLCCSWSADGKYILSGGEDDLVQVWSMDDRKMVAWGEGHTSWVSSVAFDSYWSPPSSDDAGENAMYRFGSVGQDTQLLLWDLAMDEIAVPLRHPSSGSPTFSSGSPSAHWDSACPPPTGVLQPSPRMRDVPKLSPLVAHRVHADPLSGLEFTSESIVTICREGLIKIWARPQHSENSQRPNSSELAAGNAISKDKMITSPNKAGTSSSSFKQPSSVIFS